The genomic stretch GCGCCAGGCGATCGACCTCTTCGCCGGCACCGGCGCCTTGGGACTGGAGGCCATGAGCCGTGGCGCCGAGCGTGCCGTGCTGATCGAGCGCCATCATCCCACCGCCGCCATCATTCGCGAGAACGCCCGCCTTCTCGGTGTCGAAGATCGCGCGCAGGTCGTGGTGGGCGACGCCTTTGCCTGGTCGCGCCAGCCGCGCGGACTGACCGAAATCCCCTGGCTCGTCTTCTGCTCGCCCCCCTACGCGCTCTATGTCGATCGGCTGGGCGAGATGCTCGATCTGGTCACGCGTCTGCAAGATCGCGCCCCCGCGGGGAGCGCGCTGGTCGTCGAGTCCGACAAGCAGTTCGACATGTCGCTCTTGCCACAAGCCGACGCGTGGGACGTGCGCAGTTATCCACCGGCAATGGTGGGCGTGTTTCGCAAGCGCGAGCCAGAGATCGATTGAATTGCGATTGTTTACGATTCCGCCGCCATGAACGACGCGCGACGTCTGACGATTCGCCAACTGCTGGCGGCCACGGCGTTCTTTAGCGTTTCTGGCGCCTGCTTTTCGGCGTTGCCGGCTGCTGTAGCATCCAACTTGATTGCGATTCTAGGCTTCCGCAACTTGTCCCCGCCCGTCCCTGCCAGTGCGATTAACGAGAACCAGGCTCCTTGTCTTGTGGCTTTACAGCCTTGGTTTCGGCCTTGGTGAGATAACGCCACTCCCCCCAAAAATCCACTACCCGCATCACGCCATCACAGCGGTCGTAAACCCAACTCTCAAAGACATAGTCGCCGGTTTGTACCTGCGGCGGCCACGGCTGATTGTGCTCCTGCTCCCGAGCCAGAATCATATAGGGGATTTCTGTTGGAAACGCCTTGCAGGTCCAATTGTTGAACGGTTCCCCCTGTTGGCCCACGGTCTGCAAATGCTTGCAGTAATAGCAAGGCGGGTACAAAGTCGTCAGCGCCTCATCCGCCTTGAGATGGTATTTTGCCATATTCTTTTCTATGTCAGCCGGGTTATTCCGCTCGGCCGCGCCCTATGTCGCAATGATCGGACTATTATTTTCGGTCTACGGTAGTATCGGCTCGCTCGTAAGGACAATCTGGCGCGGCGCCATCTATGCCGCCCTGCTTGGCGCCGTCCTCTGCGGCTTGTTGTTTCTGGTAATCGGAGTGCGGATCGCGCACTAACCACACAGGCTCTCAGTTCGAGAAGAGGCATCTACATGGACGTCCACAACATCGACCGCGTGCCGGCCTTTACCACCGCCGACGGCTCGGAAATTCGTGAACTGCTCGCGCATCGCAACTCGACCATCCGCAATCAGAGCCTGGCCGAGGCGCGGCTGCGGCCGGGGCAGAGCACCACGCCGCACTACCATCCGCGCGCGGAAGAAATCTATTACATCCTGGTGGGCAGCGGGCGCATGCAACTGGCCGACGAACTGCGCGACGTCGGACCCGGCGACGCCATCGCTATCCCGCCCAACCTCGCGCATCAAATCACCAACACGTCGAGCGACACGCTGACCTTTCTCTGCTGCTGCGCGCCCGCCTACGAGCACGAAGACACCGTGCTGATCGAGCGCATGCCGCCGCCGCGCCAGTAGTCTTTGCCTCAATCGCCCGGCTTGTGCTGGCACACCGCTGCTAGCGGCGCGCCGCGCGCTCCGTTCCAGTATTTGGCGGCCGTGCGCCGGTCATGCGCGCGCGCCTGGCAAACCGATACTTTCCGAAGGGCGCGTGTCGTCGCGGGGGTAATTGCTTCGCGCTGGCAACAGCTTGTCGCTACTACCAGACTTGCGGCCGAGGCGGAGAACGTTGCTGATGAAACATCGTGAGTCGCGGCCGACCTGGCCATTTCTGATTCTGCTCGCCGGCCTGTTCGTTTTGAGCCTGATGGCGCCGCGCGGCTGGGAACGGATCGCGCGCCGCCATGAAGAGCCGCTGCCCGCGCGTCCGGCCCCCGAGCGCGAAGTGCCCGAGGCCAGCGACGACTACGCCATGACGCAGGTAGTGGAACCGACGCCTGCGCAGCAAGAGCCGTATGCCGCTAGCGCGCTTGTATCCAGCGACAACCTACCGCTGGCCGGTCCCGCCACAGGCGAATACGACGCCTATTACGCCACCAACGAGATCGTTCACGAGTCGAGCGAAACTCCGGAGCCGGCGGGCTCCAACTGGGCCAACCAGGCCGCCTGGACCATCGAGCCCGAGAGTCCTCAGAGTAGCGAGCCGCCCACCGCACAGCCGCCCGCCTCCGATGATGAGGCGACTGCGGCCAGCGTCGAATCGTTGGCGCCCCTGGTCCAATCGCCAGCGGCCAGCGCCGAGCCGACGCAGTTCTTTACCGATCCTCCTTCGCCCGCTGCCGCAACGAACCTCTCCGAGCAATTGCCGCAGCTAGAGGACAATTGGTCGCTCGACCCCAACGCCGGTGATTTGGTGGCCGACGAGGGGCCGCAGCCGACCTTGGCCGATCCACCGGCCAGCGCGCCGATCGCCAGCGGACCCGTGCTACCTGACAACGAGCTAGACGCCGTGCGCGTGGCGCTGCGGCCGGGGGAACAAGCCGCCGCGCCCCAAGATCGCCCCGAAGATTTTGAAGCGGCCCCCGTGGCCGAGACGCCTGCCGCCGAAGAAACCACCGCTTGGAAGGCGCCAGCCGAACTGCGCGACGACCTGACGGCGATCCACGAAGCGGCCTTCGCTCAAGACTGGGCCGCCGACGTGCTGCACGGGTTGGACGAGCTCGAATCCCTCGGCGGCCCCCGCACCCCGCAAGCGCAGCCAGTCATCAGCCGCTTGCGCTCCGCCTGCAACACAGTGGAAAAGCTGGCCCTGCGCATGGATGACGCGGCAACCGCCGAACGACTGCGGCGCGTCGGCTATGCCGTGCAGCGCCGCTGTCTGATCTGGGAGCAAGTCGCCGCGCTGCCGCAGGCCCAAGACGCGTTGGCGCTGACCGAGCCGCCCGAGCCAGAGCGTTTGCTGGCCTGCCTGTCGCGCGTCGACGCGCTGACCCACGCCTCGCCCAATGGCGATGGCTGGCGCAAATTCCTGTTGCTCGATGGCCTGCACGAACTGGCGGAACATCGCCAGGCCGCCGCCGATCGGCGGCGGCAGATCGCTCGCGATGCGTTGGAGCGACTCTCGACCCGTGGCCTGTCGTCCAAGCAGCGCCGCTTTATGACGGCGCACCCCTTGCTGTCGCTCCGCAGCGAACTCAAGTACTGGGCCGCGGAAACGGTCGACGTCGATGAGCTGATGCGCGAGCTGGAAGCCTACGAAGTCGCCGGCAAGGCCAGCACCGGCGAATTGGTGACCGCCAGTTGGCACCAGTTGCGCCGCGCCAAGCTGCCGGCCGCGCAGCGGCTGGCGCGCGACATCGACTCGGCCTATCGTGGCGCCAACGTGCGGATCGTCATCACCGACACACTGCTGACCCGCATGATGCCGGGCCAACCCTCGCGCGACGAGTTTGTGCGCGAGGAGATCTTGGGGCTCGCCACCCGCGGCCACACGCACACCACCACGAAGTTGGCCGTGCAACTTGTACCCGACCCCGGGCGATTGCGGTTTCGCTTGCAAGCCAGCGGGCTGGTGCACGCGCGCACCTCGGCCAAACCGGCGGGCGCCACGGTCTGGGCCGGCATGAACAGCACCTACCAGATCGAAAAACCGTTCGAGTTCACCATGGCCGGCTTGCAATCCGACTGGACCGAGGCCGACGCGCAGACGCGCACGCACTTGCGCGGCGTCGAAACCCCGCTCACGGGCGTGCCGATTCTGGGCTCGATGGTCGAGGGCTTCATTCGCCAGCAATACAACGAGCGCCGCCGCGAAGCCGAGCAAGAGCTGCGCCGCAAGATCATCTCCAAGGCAGTGCGCGAAATGGAGCTGCAGGTCGACCAGCGCATCGCCGAGTCCAACCAGCAACTACGCGAGCGGGTGCTGATTCCGCTGGAGCGTCTGCGGCTGGAGCCAACCGTCGCCGAGATGCAAACCACGGCCGAACGGCTAACGCTGCGGCTGCGACTGGCGGGCGATCACCAATTGGCCGCCAATACCCCACGGCCTCGCGCGCCGAGCGACGCCTTGGCCAGCATTCAGATTCACGAGTCGGTGCTCAACAACGTGTTCAATCAACTCGATCTGAATGGCCGCACCTTCAGCCAGGCGGAGCTGTTCGGCTGGATCACCGAGCGCCTCAATCGTCCGCTCGAGCAAGCGCCAGACAACTTGCGCAACGACGTCTTCCTGACCTTCGCGCCCAACGATTCGTTTCTGGTGCGCGTCCGCGACGGCGGCGTGGAAATCAATTTGCATCTCGACGAACTCCGCGCCGAGGGAGACACCTATCGAGACTTCACCGTGCGGGTGTATTACCGCCCCGACGAGACCAGCCCCACCGGCGATCTGGTGCGCGACGGCGTGGTGCAACTGATCGGCAATCGCATCACCTTGCGTGGTCAGATTGCGCTGCGCGGCATCTTTTCCAAAACCTTCCCCCGCGAAAAGCGGTTCAGCTTGCTGCCCAAGCGGTTTCAAGAAAACAAAGAGTTGCAATCGATTCGCGTGACGCAAATCGAGTTGAACGACGGCTGGTTGGCCATCGCGTTGGCCGAGCCGCGCGTGGCGCATGCGGCCACTGGCGCCAAGACGCGCTAGGCCGAAAGTCTCCCCCTTGCGTGTTGCGATTCCGCCGCCGCGCGCTATCATTCAGCCTCGCGAAGCCCAATGTCACATCCCTTAGTGAGCCATACGCCATGCAGCGCGCGACACAACTCGACCTGACGACCTTTGTGCGCGACGTGCCCGATTTTCCCAAGCCGGGCATCCTGTTTCGCGACATCACGCCGCTGCTGAAGGCGCCAGAGGCGTTTCGCGAGGTCATCGCGCGGCTGGCCGATCATTACCGCGACCAGCGCGTCGATTCGGTGGCCGCCGCCGAGGCGCGAGGCTTCATCTTCGCCGCCCCACTGGCGCTGGAGCTGAACGCCGGGTTCGTCCCCGTGCGCAAGCCGGGCAAGCTGCCGTTCAACACACACACCTTCCAATATGAATTGGAATACGGCGCCGACACGCTCGAAATTCACAGCGACGGCATTCATGCCGGCGAGCGTGTGCTGCTGGTCGATGATTTGCTGGCCAC from Pirellulales bacterium encodes the following:
- a CDS encoding RsmD family RNA methyltransferase, which codes for LFRGRKLKYSGDERTRPMKDRVREAVFNLVQSDVKGRQAIDLFAGTGALGLEAMSRGAERAVLIERHHPTAAIIRENARLLGVEDRAQVVVGDAFAWSRQPRGLTEIPWLVFCSPPYALYVDRLGEMLDLVTRLQDRAPAGSALVVESDKQFDMSLLPQADAWDVRSYPPAMVGVFRKREPEID
- a CDS encoding cupin domain-containing protein, translated to MDVHNIDRVPAFTTADGSEIRELLAHRNSTIRNQSLAEARLRPGQSTTPHYHPRAEEIYYILVGSGRMQLADELRDVGPGDAIAIPPNLAHQITNTSSDTLTFLCCCAPAYEHEDTVLIERMPPPRQ
- a CDS encoding adenine phosphoribosyltransferase, which codes for MQRATQLDLTTFVRDVPDFPKPGILFRDITPLLKAPEAFREVIARLADHYRDQRVDSVAAAEARGFIFAAPLALELNAGFVPVRKPGKLPFNTHTFQYELEYGADTLEIHSDGIHAGERVLLVDDLLATGGTMAACCRLTEQCGATVVGCAFVIELLALGGAKRIAPYDSFSLIKY